Proteins encoded by one window of Rattus rattus isolate New Zealand chromosome 10, Rrattus_CSIRO_v1, whole genome shotgun sequence:
- the LOC116911798 gene encoding olfactory receptor 10X1-like, with protein MMINQTIMKEFFLVGFSVYPHVQTCLFVIFLCLYIVTLAGNLTIMGLTWVERSLHTPMYFFLSALSFSETCYTLTIIPKMLVDLLDKDRHISVIGCGLQMCFFLGLGGTHCILLTVMGYDRFLAICNPLRYPLLMTNVACGQLVASAWVGGFFISLIETTLIFRVPFCIPNLIRHFFCHMRAVLRLSCTDSNFTEFIVTLMSASGLLGTFLLILLTYVFILSSVLKIPSAEGKQKAFSTCASHLTVVIIHFGFASVVYLKPEASGGDDTLIAVPYTVITPFLSPIIFTLRNKDIKNAFRKITRKTIVLKT; from the coding sequence ATGATGATCAACCAAACAATCATGAAGGAATTCTTTCTTGTAGGCTTCTCTGTTTACCCACATGTACAGACCTGTCTCTTTGTGATCTTCCTTTGCCTGTATATAGTCACCCTTGCCGGCAACCTGACCATCATGGGTTTGACATGGGTGGAAAGATCTCTCCACACCCCTATGTACTTCTTTCTCAGTGCACTCTCCTTCTCTGAGACCTGCTATACCCTGACTATCATCCCCAAGATGCTGGTGGATCTGctggacaaagacagacacatttCAGTCATAGGCTGTGGCTTGCAGATGTGTTTCTTCCTGGGCCTTGGTGGAACGCATTGTATCCTTCTTACAGTGATGGGGTATGACCGTTTCTTGGCCATCTGCAACCCGCTCAGATATCCTCTTCTGATGACCAATGTTGCATGTGGACAACTTGTGGCCTCTGCTTGGGTTGGAggcttttttatttctctaatcgAAACAACACTGATATTCAGGGTGCCTTTCTGCATACCTAACCTCATCAGACACTTTTTCTGCCATATGAGGGCAGTTCTGAGGCTGTCGTGCACAGACAGTAACTTCACAGAATTCATTGTAACACTGATGTCCGCGTCTGGTTTGCTGGGTACATTCTTGCTCATCCTCCTGACCTATGTGTTCATCCTTTCGTCTGTCCTCAAGATCCCTTCAGCTGAGGGCAAACAAAAGGCATTTTCCACCTGTGCCTCACACCTCACTGTGGTCATCATCCACTTTGGTTTTGCATCTGTTGTTTATCTGAAGCCAGAAGCCTCCGGGGGAGATGACACACTCATAGCTGTTCCATATACTGTCATTACCCCTTTCCTCAGTCCCATCATATTCACACTCAGAAATAAGGATATAAAAAATGCTTTCAGAAAGATCACGAGGAAGACAATAGTcttgaaaacataa